In one window of Episyrphus balteatus chromosome 3, idEpiBalt1.1, whole genome shotgun sequence DNA:
- the LOC129916311 gene encoding homeobox protein MSX-1, which translates to MDQYQQQNYFKFGITNMTDFSIDYILNRAGEKYMGTNFSISLSDRIKLKTESPEHCGHFKTGVLQNQAQEIQQQNLMFDWLQYTRYHPPKLPRSFRSGPVKRTPGRLPRVPFTPAQLQALENAYSISTYLSSEDANNLAAKLDLTNTRVKIWFQNRRARERREKREQNLSSGTEAGCDSTMSSTSSSPEPEISNYSFKEKFC; encoded by the exons ATGGATCAGTATCAGCAACAGAATTACTTTAAATTTGGAATAACCAACATGACGGACTTTAGCATTGACTATATTTTAAATCGAGCTGGAGAAAAATATATGGGAACTAATTTTAGTATAAGTCTATCAGACAGGATTAAGCTTAAGACCGAATCTCCAGAACATTGTGGACATTTTAAAACGGGTGTGTTACAAAATCAAGCTCAAGAAATTCAACAACAGAATTTGATGTTTGATTGGTTGCAGTATACGAGGTATCATCCTCCAAAACTTCCAC GTTCTTTCCGAAGTGGACCAGTTAAAAGAACCCCTGGAAGATTGCCAAGAGTTCCATTTACACCCGCTCAACTTCAGGCTTTGGAAAACGCATATAGCATTTCGACTTATCTCAGTTCTGAAGATGCTAACAATTTGGCAGCAAAGTTGGATCTAACTAATACAAGAGTGAAAATTTGGTTTCAAAATCGACGAGCTCGAGAACGAAGAGAAAAACGGGAACAAAATTTGAGTAGTGGAACGGAGGCGGGTTGTGATTCGACAATGTCATCGACTTCTTCAAGTCCGGAACCAGAAATCAGTAATTATAGTTTTaaggaaaaattttgttaa